The genomic stretch CCACCCGGCCCACGGGCTGGCCCTGCCGCACCAGCTCGCCCGCTTTCACGAGGTTCTGGCTGAGGTGGGCGTAGCGGGTAATCCAGCCGTCCGGATGCTCCAGCACGACCGTCCAACCCCAGCCGCGCTCGAAGTCGGCGCGGGATTCCAGCACGCGACCACTGCGGGGCGCCAGCACCGGCGTGCCGTGCGGCGCGACGATGTCCACGCCGTAATGCATGGCGCTGTCGCCGTCCAGTTCACGTTCGCCGAAACCGCTGCTGACCCTGTGATAGCCGGGCACCGGCCACAGCCAGTCCTGGCTGGCACCGCGGGCAGGGTCGACGCGCACGCCCGCGGTGCGAATAACCGGCTTGCTGGTCGCCCGCACGCGCGCCGGCTGGCCCACCCCGGCGGCGACCTGCTGCCCCGGAATGGTGATGACCGCGCCAGCCCAGACGTTTTTGCCGCTCCTGTACACGGGGTTGGCGTGCAGAAGCTGGGCGAGCTTCAGGTTGAACTTGTGGGCGATGGTGGTCAGGTTTTCCCCGGCTTTCACGTGGTACTTCTGGCCGGGCGTGTGCCGGTTGGGCAGTTGAATGATCCCGCCGATCTTCACGACGCTGCTGCTTTTCAGGCTGGGGTTCACGGCGCGAATCTGCG from Deinococcus fonticola encodes the following:
- a CDS encoding M23 family metallopeptidase, which translates into the protein MRASITPLLLALTLGSSSLAATPYRVKTGDTLIGIAARAGVSVSQIRAVNPSLKSSSVVKIGGIIQLPNRHTPGQKYHVKAGENLTTIAHKFNLKLAQLLHANPVYRSGKNVWAGAVITIPGQQVAAGVGQPARVRATSKPVIRTAGVRVDPARGASQDWLWPVPGYHRVSSGFGERELDGDSAMHYGVDIVAPHGTPVLAPRSGRVLESRADFERGWGWTVVLEHPDGWITRYAHLSQNLVKAGELVRQGQPVGRVGNTGHSTGTHLHYGTYMRWNPKNPMSLYD